In Primulina eburnea isolate SZY01 chromosome 14, ASM2296580v1, whole genome shotgun sequence, the following proteins share a genomic window:
- the LOC140811368 gene encoding uncharacterized protein, with product MATANELIESQSEGAQIFHGEAVCKEKIAEVLEEFSLLACLLRLKEITEFGFNRSSGFIWLKQKNKTEHKFKKIGQTILYDVEITVFVKPRHMKKLTGVKTKGLLLPMAICEIVIGSPSDDKVKFVTSTGLYRAHPMSALLEAEDESVLYK from the coding sequence atggcaacAGCTAATGAATTGATCGAATCCCAGAGTGAAGGAGCTCAGATTTTCCACGGAGAGGCAGTCTGCAAAGAGAAAATTGCCGAGGTCCTAGAGGAATTCTCATTGCTGGCCTGCTTATTGCGACTGAAAGAGATTACCGAGTTTGGTTTCAACCGAAGCAGTGGATTCATTTGGCTGAAACAGAAGAATAAAACAGAACACAAGTTCAAGAAAATTGGCCAGACCATTCTCTATGATGTCGAAATCACGGTTTTCGTGAAGCCGCGTCACATGAAAAAGCTCACGGGAGTTAAGACGAAAGGGCTGCTGCTCCCGATGGCGATTTGCGAGATAGTTATCGGATCCCCATCCGATGATAAGGTCAAATTCGTGACTTCCACTGGTTTGTACCGTGCGCATCCCATGTCGGCATTATTGGAAGCTGAAGATGAGAGCGTTCTATACAAATAG